One genomic window of Paludisphaera rhizosphaerae includes the following:
- a CDS encoding pentapeptide repeat-containing protein, translated as MAESSPPARRLPRFTVRGMIFGVLFLAVVLGWIASVRRADWQRSMFAEHMQYADEELRRARDQLQQLKRGPQPDRTRSFWEAGLEGSNLSGMTIASRENAFQRASFRNCRLEDATLAGGDSSFQLAHFDGAKLTRASLKGGSASFQDASFAGADLTGATLAGGGSSFQRASFEGAILIGATLSGDFAVANLSRAKFESADLSALIRADLNSCYFKEPPTYNAATKFPPGFDPVARLWRRVE; from the coding sequence GTGGCCGAATCCTCTCCCCCCGCCCGCCGGCTCCCACGATTCACCGTGCGCGGGATGATCTTCGGGGTTCTCTTCCTGGCCGTGGTCCTGGGCTGGATCGCCTCGGTGCGACGCGCCGATTGGCAGCGATCGATGTTTGCCGAGCACATGCAATACGCCGACGAGGAGCTCCGACGCGCCCGAGATCAACTGCAACAACTGAAGCGAGGCCCGCAGCCGGATCGCACGCGATCGTTCTGGGAGGCGGGTCTCGAAGGCTCCAATCTGTCAGGCATGACCATCGCAAGCCGCGAGAATGCGTTCCAACGCGCGTCGTTCCGTAATTGCCGGCTGGAGGACGCGACGCTGGCGGGCGGCGACTCCTCGTTTCAACTCGCCCACTTCGACGGAGCCAAGCTCACCAGGGCCAGTCTGAAGGGGGGCAGCGCCTCGTTCCAGGATGCCTCGTTCGCGGGGGCCGACCTCACGGGCGCGACCCTCGCCGGCGGCGGATCCTCGTTCCAACGTGCGTCGTTCGAGGGCGCAATCCTGATCGGCGCGACGCTCTCGGGTGACTTCGCCGTCGCCAACCTGAGCCGCGCGAAGTTCGAATCCGCCGACCTGTCGGCCCTCATCCGCGCCGACCTCAACAGCTGCTACTTCAAGGAACCGCCCACCTACAACGCCGCGACCAAGTTCCCGCCGGGCTTCGATCCCGTGGCGCGGTTGTGGAGGCGGGTTGAGTAG